A window of Halomonas sp. GFAJ-1 contains these coding sequences:
- a CDS encoding YajQ family cyclic di-GMP-binding protein — MPSFDIVSEFDQHEASNAVDQANREVQTRFDFKGVDASFTLEGEKVQLEAEVDFQLKQMIEVLRNRLIARGIDARCMDIQDALLSGVKARQEVVLKQGLDPAEAKDVVKRIKASKLKVQAQIQGEKVRVTGKKRDDLQNVMALLRGEEGPELPLQFDNFRD; from the coding sequence ATGCCCTCATTTGATATTGTGTCCGAATTTGATCAGCACGAAGCATCTAACGCCGTTGACCAAGCAAATCGCGAAGTCCAAACCCGTTTTGATTTTAAAGGGGTCGATGCAAGCTTTACTCTGGAAGGCGAGAAAGTTCAGCTGGAAGCGGAAGTCGATTTTCAGCTCAAACAGATGATTGAAGTGCTGCGCAACCGTTTGATTGCCCGTGGTATTGACGCCCGTTGCATGGATATTCAAGACGCGCTGCTTTCGGGCGTTAAAGCACGCCAGGAAGTGGTGCTTAAGCAAGGGCTTGACCCGGCAGAAGCCAAAGATGTGGTGAAGCGCATCAAAGCTAGCAAATTAAAAGTACAGGCTCAGATCCAGGGCGAAAAAGTACGTGTGACGGGTAAAAAGCGCGACGACTTGCAAAACGTGATGGCGCTGCTGCGTGGCGAAGAAGGTCCTGAGTTGCCGCTGCAGTTTGATAACTTCCGCGATTAA
- a CDS encoding aminopeptidase N, whose product MSDPQPVYLSDYQPPAYHVTHTELTFDLDPAATRVKARLMIERHAEASADAPLVLNGEHLTLVKLAIDGKPLTDTDYQRDTDTLRIERVPATFSLESEVEIAPSSNTALEGLYQSNGMYCTQCEAEGFRRITFYPDRPDVMATFKVTVIGDATSEPVLLANGNPVDQGTVDGGRHFVTWEDPHPKPCYLFALVAGDLRKVEDHFTTMSGRDVTLQLWVEQDNLDKTEHAMASLKRAMTWDEQTYGREYDLDLFMIVAVNDFNMGAMENKGLNIFNSAAVLTHPNTATDSAYQNVEGIVAHEYFHNWSGNRVTCRDWFQLSLKEGFTVFRDQCFSADTNSAPVKRIQDVSFFRTAQFAEDAGPTAHPIRPDHFIEITNFYTLTIYEKGAEVVRMLRNLLGWEAFRRGSDLYFERFDGQAVTIEDFVGCMAEVSGADLGQFMRWYAQAGTPEIDAHGEYDYAHGEYHLTLRQRTPSTPGQFDKLPLHIPVRMGLVGTKSGQDLMLTLEGEKLGKDAVIHLREDEQTFVFTDVAEAPVPSLLRDFSAPVKLHFPYSREDLAFLLTHDSDGFNRWDAGQRLAMLALDDLIAAHRNGVEKVMDGRVVEAFRTLLTGQMSDKAVLAEMLTLPSEAYIAEQQPIIDVDAIHAAREFVRQSLAMALRDEFLTIYNDNVSEERYAPSPEQIAQRGLKNVALTYLMSIEDDQGLALCEAQFAADHNMTDVRHALTLLVHSDRDDLASPALKAFGQKWAHDPLVMDQWFTIQVSRPQPDVLERVEYLMQHPAFSIKNPNKVRALIGAFAQNRVNFHRLDGKGYALLADVVIELNRINPEIAARLITPLTRWQRFDDVRQQLMREQLERIKREPLSSNVFEVVEKALA is encoded by the coding sequence ATGTCTGATCCGCAGCCGGTTTACTTAAGCGACTATCAGCCGCCCGCCTACCACGTTACCCATACCGAGCTGACGTTTGATCTTGACCCCGCCGCGACTCGCGTTAAAGCGCGATTAATGATTGAGCGCCACGCTGAGGCAAGTGCTGATGCTCCTCTGGTGCTAAATGGCGAACACTTAACACTAGTTAAGCTCGCTATTGATGGCAAACCTCTCACCGATACAGATTACCAGCGTGATACCGACACGCTACGTATTGAGCGCGTACCCGCAACGTTTAGCTTGGAAAGCGAAGTGGAAATTGCGCCTAGCAGTAACACCGCGTTAGAAGGGCTCTACCAGTCCAACGGTATGTACTGCACCCAATGCGAAGCAGAGGGCTTTCGGCGGATTACTTTCTATCCTGACCGTCCCGATGTGATGGCGACCTTTAAGGTCACCGTGATTGGCGACGCTACGAGCGAGCCAGTGCTTTTAGCCAACGGCAATCCCGTTGATCAAGGTACAGTGGATGGCGGCCGTCACTTTGTGACCTGGGAAGACCCGCACCCTAAGCCGTGCTATTTATTTGCGTTGGTAGCCGGTGACCTGCGTAAAGTTGAAGATCACTTTACGACCATGAGTGGGCGTGACGTGACGCTTCAGCTTTGGGTAGAGCAGGATAATCTCGATAAAACAGAGCATGCTATGGCATCGCTTAAGCGTGCCATGACCTGGGATGAGCAGACCTATGGCCGTGAATACGACCTAGATCTATTTATGATTGTGGCAGTAAACGACTTCAACATGGGGGCCATGGAGAACAAAGGGCTTAATATCTTCAACTCCGCAGCGGTACTTACGCACCCTAACACTGCAACAGATTCAGCTTATCAAAATGTTGAGGGTATTGTTGCCCATGAATATTTTCATAACTGGTCGGGTAATCGGGTTACGTGCCGTGACTGGTTCCAGCTGTCATTGAAAGAAGGTTTTACGGTTTTTCGCGACCAATGCTTTTCAGCGGATACCAATTCAGCACCCGTTAAACGCATTCAAGACGTATCATTTTTCCGTACAGCGCAGTTTGCTGAAGACGCCGGGCCAACGGCACACCCGATCCGCCCCGACCACTTCATTGAAATCACCAACTTCTACACCCTGACGATTTATGAAAAGGGTGCAGAAGTGGTGCGTATGCTGCGTAATCTATTGGGCTGGGAAGCGTTCCGTCGCGGCTCTGATCTCTATTTTGAGCGCTTCGATGGCCAAGCGGTCACTATTGAAGATTTCGTTGGCTGCATGGCGGAAGTCTCAGGCGCTGATTTAGGCCAATTTATGCGTTGGTACGCCCAGGCAGGCACGCCGGAAATTGATGCCCATGGCGAGTATGACTATGCCCATGGCGAGTATCACCTCACGCTACGCCAGCGCACGCCCTCAACCCCGGGCCAGTTTGATAAGCTGCCGCTGCATATTCCTGTGCGGATGGGCTTGGTGGGTACCAAGTCAGGGCAAGACCTAATGCTGACCCTGGAAGGCGAGAAGCTAGGTAAAGACGCAGTTATTCACCTGCGTGAAGATGAGCAAACATTTGTATTTACCGATGTGGCAGAAGCGCCGGTTCCTTCATTGTTGCGCGATTTTTCGGCACCCGTAAAACTGCACTTTCCATACTCCCGTGAAGACCTAGCCTTCCTGCTTACCCACGATAGCGATGGCTTTAACCGTTGGGATGCAGGGCAGCGTTTGGCCATGCTGGCGCTGGATGATCTAATTGCCGCTCATCGTAACGGCGTCGAAAAAGTCATGGATGGACGTGTCGTTGAGGCGTTTAGAACGCTGTTAACGGGGCAAATGAGCGACAAAGCCGTGCTGGCTGAAATGCTGACACTTCCCTCAGAGGCATACATTGCTGAGCAGCAGCCTATTATTGATGTTGATGCGATTCACGCTGCCCGCGAGTTCGTGCGCCAATCGCTAGCGATGGCGCTACGCGATGAATTTCTCACTATCTACAATGACAACGTAAGTGAAGAACGCTACGCCCCGTCGCCAGAGCAAATTGCTCAGCGGGGCCTTAAAAATGTAGCGCTGACGTATTTAATGTCGATTGAGGATGATCAGGGGCTGGCACTGTGTGAAGCGCAATTTGCTGCGGATCATAATATGACCGATGTGCGTCATGCGTTAACGCTGCTGGTGCATAGCGACCGCGATGACCTTGCCTCCCCAGCGCTTAAAGCATTTGGGCAGAAGTGGGCGCATGATCCGCTTGTTATGGATCAATGGTTCACGATTCAGGTATCGCGGCCGCAGCCAGATGTTCTGGAACGAGTCGAGTATTTAATGCAGCACCCGGCGTTTTCAATTAAAAACCCTAATAAGGTGCGTGCGTTGATAGGGGCCTTTGCTCAGAATAGAGTCAATTTCCATCGCCTAGACGGCAAAGGCTACGCTTTGCTAGCGGATGTGGTGATTGAGCTTAACCGGATAAATCCTGAAATAGCCGCGCGACTGATTACGCCGTTAACTCGCTGGCAGCGTTTTGATGACGTGCGCCAGCAGTTGATGCGTGAGCAGCTTGAGCGCATTAAGCGCGAGCCGCTATCATCAAATGTGTTTGAGGTGGTCGAGAAAGCGCTGGCCTGA